GTTGTTCAAAAAGGGGTCAGAACTCCCCTGCACATGGCAGCGTCAGCGCCAAGAACGCTCTCTCACGTACCCAAAACGTACGCTCAGTACACATTCTTGGCTTGCTTCCTTGCACTGTGCGTGTCTTACCTGCCCCCCTTTTTGAACAGGCTCTTATAGAATAAAGTGTTGCACAACAGCTAGTGCTGCAACGCCAGGGAGTCCTAATAAGCTGGCTACACCTGCCGTTTGTAGATTGAATGGCACGTGTAGCCCAATGCCCTTGCCAAGGTAATCAATCACTGCAAGACCCATCACGCCAAAAACTAAGTTGCGTAACAAAACACCAAAAAAGGACATGGGATTGCGTAAGATTCGCCCCATCACAATGAATAACGCAATGATACCAACTGCAATCCATAATGCATCTTTACTACTGATCATCACAATTCCCTCCCCCCTTATCTCCATCCTTACATTTCTAGAGAGATGAACCGCGTGTAAAAGAAGAATTTACACGCGGGGAATTATGACGATCAGACATATGAGAATGAAGATTGAGTCCGTGGTTTACACCGACTACGATGCGCAACCTCCGTGCAATGCGCATTAACCCCTCAAAGCGCATCTCAGCGGCATTTAATAGATAAATTGCATCATCGATCACACCTACATCCATTGCGTTATTAAATTGCTGTAAAGCAAGCATCCAATCTGCATGAGCCTTTGAAATCTGTTCAAGCAATTCCGCGCGTTGCTCGTCCGAAAATTCATCATAGTCTTCCATATGCCGACCCTCTACTTTCCACTTGATTAGTAGATTATAGTTAGTCGGCCACCCATTTATGACGAAATTACATAGGACGTCTATACTCCATTGCGCGCTTTAATGTCATTTCATCAGCAAATTCAAGATCTCCACCCACTGGAATGCCATGAGCAATGCGCGTGACTTTAAGTTGTCCAAAGCTGTTAGCAAGTCGAGCAATGTACAGAGCCGTTGCTTCTCCCTCGACGGAAGAATTGGTTGCAAGGATCACTTCTTCAACCTTCTCGTCAACAATCCGCTGTAATAATTCGCGAAAGTGAAGTTGATCAGGGCCAATGCCATCCATCGGAGAGATCGCGCCACCTAGCACATGGTATAAGCCGTCATAGGACTTCATCCGTTCGATGGCTATCATATCCCTCGTATCTTGTACTACACAGATCATTCTTTGATCCCGCAGAGGATCCCCACACACGTTGCAAGGGCTACGGTCGCTAATCGCACAGCAGGATTCGCAGATCATTAGCTCTTGATGGATCGTAAGCAGAGCTTGCGCAAATTCCTGCACATGTTCTTGTGTCATAGTAGTCACAAAAAAGGCTAAGCGCTGCGCTGATTTTGGCCCAATACCTGGGAGCCTTTCAAACTGTGTAATAAGTCGTTCAATAGGCTCCGGAAGTTGGCTCATTAAAATAACCCTGGGATATTTAATCCCCTCGTATATTTACCCATCTGTTCTTCAATGAGTACTTCGATTTTTTGATTAGCATCATTTAATGCAGTTAAAATCAGATCTTCCAACATCTCAACATCATCTGGATTCACTACATCTTGTTTTATTTTTACACTTTCTACTTTGCGATGACCATTCATTTCTATTGTGACTGCATCCCCGCTTGCTGTTCCAATAACAGTCATCGTGCCTAGCGACTCCTGCGCCTTGCCCATATCTTCTTGTAATTTTTTAGCTTGTTTCATCAATTGATTCATGTTTTTCATGTTGTTTTCCCCTTTACTTATTCATCTATGACACGAACACGATCTTCACCCAGTAATTCTATCACTTTTCCTACCCAAGGCTCACTCACTTTGCCTACATTTTGATCTGAATCACCGTTTATCATGTGATTTTTAACTCGCTCCCACTCCTCTTCTAGGATCGTTGCAATCACCACGGGGCGCTGTAATCTCTGTTGTAGAACCTCTTCAATGAGTTCCCTGTGCGGGCTTTTTATTACCGTTTCAGCATGTAAAGATGATTTAAAGGCAATGACCAAATGATGACCAAAGACCCCTACCGGACGACCTGCATAAAGCCATGCACGTGTTTGGATACTTGTTCTTTTCATTTCCTCCAGTAGAGGTACCCATCTTTGTTCTAAAGTAGTAAGTAACTCTTGATCTTGTGCATTCATTTGTTTCCCTTGCCATGCATGGCGTCCTTTACTTTGCATGGGAGACACAGAAGTCGACTGTCGAACGAGTGGAGTTTCTTGTACTGGATTCCTTATCTGTCTTTCCGGAGCTTCTTCAGTCGCCTCTTGTGTCCGTTGCTCCGCAATCTGTCTATTTTCCACCCATTGTTTGCGTTCCAGTAATTCTATCCTCTGAACTAATTGTTGTAACTCTTGACGCATGATCAGTAGATCTTCGGATGGAACACCTTGTTTGGATGGTTCTAGAACAGGTTTTTGATCGACAACCGGGTCCATCTGGTCAATGAGCGCAAGCAAACTCACTTCAATATACAACCTTGCCTGCGATTGGAATCGCATCTCTGCCTGTAGATGTCCCATTCGTTCTGCAATTTGAAGTAATATACTTGGTTGCACATGGGAAATTACCACTGCAAAGGTTGGATCATACTGCACGCGATCACTTTTATCGATCTCTACCCCACCACATTTTTGCACAATCGCATCACGTAAATAGGAGAGCGTCTCTACAATCAACTGTGATGGATCCACTCCACGTTCCCAAAAAGCAGAAAGAAGAGAAAGTAACCCCCCGTGGTCATGCGCAAACACAAGGCTACATAGTTCTCCAATCTTTTCACTGGAAACTCCACCAGTCACCTCAGCTACCTGCTCCACGCCAATATGGTCACTTGAGAAAGCTACTACTTGATCTAGCAAAGATAAAGCATCTCGCAGTCCGCCTTCTGTAAGCCTTGCAATAAGCCATAACGCTGACTCTTCTACAGCTACAGATAGCGTTGCCGCAACTTCCTGTAATCGTTGTACAACGCGTTCTACTTTAACCCTGCCAAATGAAAAACGCTGACATCGCGAAGCGATGGTAGCTGGTACCTTATGTAATTCTGTCGTCGCCAATACAAACAAACAATAATTGGGTGGCTCTTCAAGTGTTTTAAGCAAGGCATTAAACGCTTCCGGTGTCAACATGTGTACTTCATCGATAATATATACTTTTTTCTTAACCTCAGTTGGTACATAACGTACTTGTTCCAATAATCCCCTAATCTCATCAATTCCTCGATTGGAGGCTGCATCCATTTCGACAACATCCATGACTGCGCCTGCGTTAATTCCTGTACACGCTGGACAGACATTACATGGTTCAATTCCCTCTGGCTGCTCGCAATTGACAGCCTTAGCCAATATTTTAGCTAAGCTTGTTTTCCCTGTTCCCCGCGGCCCAGCAAATAAGTACGCATGTGCGAGACGATTCATCTCCAATGCATGAATGAGCGTTGTAACGACATGCTCTTGACCTACTACATCCGAAAAACGCTGAGGTCTCCATGCACGATACAATGCCACATAAGACATGGTGTTCACTCCTTGACAGAAGGCAAGATAATCGAAAATGTAGTGCCAAATCCCTTGGAAAAGACGCGTATCTCACCGCCAAACTCCGTTACAAGACGTTGACAGATAGCCAGACCAAGACCTGTTCCATGTTCCTTCATTGTAAAAAATGCGTCAAAAATTCGATCGATCATATACGATGGAATACCTGGACCTGTATCAGACACATCAATGTGAACATTGTGATTCGACACATCGTCATAAGCTGCAATCACAAGCGTGCCTGCACCACTATCTTCCATTGCATCCAAAGCGTTACTCACTAAATTCAGTATTACCTGTTTTAAATGGTTGCGATCAACACATACCAGCGATGTTGTTTCTAAAGCAAATCGACACGTTACATTGCGCAATAGTGCATCAGATTGAACAATCGATGCAATGCTCTCAATGACATCTCTTGGAGTCACAATTTCCAATATCAAATCAGCCGGCTTTGCAAGTAAAAGCATTTGATTGACCAATTGGTTGACTCGATCAATTTCAGATAGCATAAGTTGAATATATACTTGTTCCTTCTGTAATCCAACCGCTGTCAAATCTCGTTCAAGCACCTGCAAAAAACCGCGGATGGATGTCAGCGGATTGCGAATCTCATGTGCAATCCCAGCCGCCATTTTCCCCGCAGTCGCTAATTTATCATGGCGCAATACCTGCGCCTCAATCATCATCAAGTTATCAATCTCACGACAAGCAAATACCCACCCATAAACAAGTTGGTCTCGTTTTACCATATGGGCGTCTACAAGTACATGCATCAATTTATCTTTCCGTTCAAAGTGAACTAGCAAAGACCGATATTCGATCTTTTCACTAAGTGTCTTCTCAAATAAAGAAACCAGTGGTGGAAACTCTCTTAACGCTACAATAAGCGGTTGGGGCGTTTCTACAATAGATAATCCAACCAGTTCTGCAAAGGTATGATTAAATTCCACCATAAATTCGTTCGCATCTGTATATATATATACTATTGGCAATATTGACAATATCCATTTAGTGGCGCTCAATATCGGAATGGGGTCAGATGAATCGCCACATTCCGCATCTAATTCAAAAGTTTTAAACAGACTTGAGAGTTCGGACTGAGGTTTGCACATTCGAATGTTCCCCTTGCTGTAGGACGAGCAGCAAATCATTTCTTCTGTTTAGCCGAACTCTCAGCGCCACCTAGTCAGGCGGGACTGCGGCACCCGCCTGACATCCCTTAGTGCTGCTTCCGTCAGGACCTGACACAGTTCGAGAGCAAGCGTCGCGCAGGACCCAACTAGATGCGCGCTGAGACTTCGGCTAACTATAAAAATGGCGGAGAGAGTGGGATTCGAACCCACGAGCCCCGTCAGGGACTACTCGCTTTCGAGGCGAGCTCCTTCGACCACTCGGACATCTCTCCGCAGGTCGCGTCTATACACAAACGTATATCAACGTAAGCGTCTTTCGCGAAAGAAATCTTGCATTATCATACCACAACTATCAGCAAGAATGCCACCTGTAACAACAGGATAATGGTTTAGCCGTTCAAACGCATAGGCGTCACCAGATGATCCCAAAGCTCCACCCTTTGGGTTCTCTGCTCCATAGATAACATGTGCAATCCTACTTAGTTGGATGGCACCTGCACACATCATACACGGTTCAACTGTAACATACAAGCTACAGTCACTGAGGCGCCAATGTCGCCTTTTGGCTGCGGCAGATTGAATTGCGATGACTTCCGCATGGGCTGTCGGATCCCCTCTCCATTCACGCATATTATACCCATTGCCAAGCAATTCCCCACCACTTGACACCACGACTGCCCCAATGGGCACCTCGCCTAGCTCATAGGCACGTCTTGCCTCTTGTAAAGCAAGTCGCATAAAATACTCGTGATTTTTACCATTCATCATGTTAAATAGACCCCTTTATAACCGTTGACATCTAGTTGCACCACTTTTCACTTCCCTGCATACGCTGTGTAAGACCTGGGCGCATGAATCCCTAACCACCATTGTTGACCATAGGGAACAAGGAGGAATCAAGCATGTGTGGAATTGCCGGATATATCGATTGGGAAACGACAAAACAAGCACAAGATAACACGATACAGCGCATGGGCTTGACTTTAATCTGCCGCGGTCCAGACGCTGATGGCACCTGGAGTGACGGACCGGTCGCCTTTGCTCATCGGCGGCTCATCGTTATTGATCCTGTGGGTGGTACACAGCCTATGGTACGCCATGTATTGGGGCATACCTATGCCATTACTTATAACGGTGAACTATATAATATGAACGAGTTGCGAGAAGAGCTGGAGCTTTGTGGACATACTTTTGAATCTCGTTCTGATACAGAACTTCTTTTACTCTCCTACATCCAATGGGGACCACAGTGCGTTGAAAAATTAAATGGCATTTTCGCCTTTGGCATATGGAGCGAAGCGGATCAAACGCTATTTTTAGCCCGCGATCGTCTAGGCGTTAAACCCCTATTTTATACGGAAAGAGACCACCTTTTTGTCTTTGGATCAGAATTAAAAGCACTACTGGCACATCCTTCCGTTCCGTCAGAAGTAGATCTAGAAGGACTGGCAGAATTGCTTTTGATTGGACCTGCTCGTACTCCAGGGCATGCCGTATTTAAAGGCATTAAAGAACTACGCCCAGGTTATTCATTGCTCTACTCACAGTCTGGTATGACTCTCACGCAATACTGGCACCTAGAAAGTCACGAACACGAAGATGATCTAGAGACCACAGCTAGTACTGTAAGGCAATTATTGCGCGATGCAGTATCTCGCCAATTAGTATCAGACGTACCGGTAGTCACTTTTTTATCTGGTGGACTAGACTCAAGTGCAGTCAGTGCGTTAGCTTCAGAAGAATTTGCTGCTTCATCTCGCGGTCCACTCCATACCTACTCTGTAGACTTTGCCAATATGGACGAATACTTTGAAGCAAACGCATTCCAGACCGGACGGGATACACCATGGGCGCGCCGAGTTTCAGAGTATCTAGGCACAGTTCATCATGAAATTGTATTTGACACACCAGAGCTCATCGATCATTTGACACGACCACTGGCTGCACGTGATTTACCTGGCATGGCAGATATTGATATTTCACTTTATCTTTTTTGCAGAGAGATAAAAAAAGATGCCACAGTTGCACTATCAGGCGAAGCGGCTGATGAGGTCTTTGGTGGATATCCCTGGTTTCACCGCGAAGACGCCTTACAAGCAGACACATTCCCATGGTCGTTACAACTTCAAGAGCGGGTTCGTCTCTTATCTCCCGATTTCCTCGCAAAGCTTAACCCAAAAGATTACGTTGGAGATCGCTACCATGATGCATTGGCAGAAATTCCTCGATTGCAGGGAGAAGAACGTTCAGAAGCAAGACTACGGGAAATATCGTATTTAAATCTCACCCGTTTTTTACCTACCTTACTAGAACGTAAGGACCGTATGAGCATGGCCACAGGTCTCGAAGTTCGCGTTCCCTTCTGTGATCATCGTTTAGTTGAATATGTATGGAACATTCCATGGAGCATGAAACGATTTGATGGCAATGCAAAGGGAATCTTGCGCAAGGCAATCCTTGGAACTTTGCCAGATGATGTCGTCTATCGCCGCAAAAGTCCTTACCCATCTACAGCCAATCCAGAGTATCTTGTCGCTGTTCGAACTTGGATAGAGGAAATTCTCGACGATAAAACACAACCCATTCACGCACTCATTAACGAGTCTGCCGTACGTGACTTAATCCAGTCTAGTTATCATAAACTAGACCATCGCCCTTGGTTTGGTCAAATCATGGCTATTCCACAAATGTTCGACTACTTGATCCAAATAAATACCTGGTTAAAAGATTACGATGTCCACTTGACATGGTAAAAGGATACGAAGATAAGGGTGTATGAATGCCCACTGGCAATGACAACTTCGCTATATAAGATAATAGGTTGTCCGAAATGGGGGCGTACGATCTCCCCATTTCGGACAGATAGGATTAGAAGCGAGAACAAAACTCCTTACTACTTCTCACTTGTTCTATAATTTCTCGCAGACGCTTTGCGCTATCCTGCAGATCGTCGTTTACTACCACAAAGTCATATTGATCTTTATGTTTCATCTCTAGCTCCACACGGCTCAAGCGAGTCTGTATATTGCTGACATCAGAGTCCCGACCGTATAACCGCTGTGACAATTCATCTATAGAGGGTGGCGTAATAAAAATAGTGCAAATATGATCAGGAAAAGCCTTGACCGCATCTGCACATCCGAGCACATCCATATCTGTTATGATGTCGTAGCCTTGTGCAATCGCATACTGAATAGAAGGTAGATGTGTCCCATAATAGTCATTGGTATGGATCTTTTTCCATTCCAGGAATTGTCCAGATTGAATCATCGCCTCAAACTCTTCAATCTGTAAAAAGACATACGGATTCAGTTGGCTCTCTCCTGTCCGCATGGGCCGAGTAGTTGCAGAGGGCATATAATAGACCCCTTTTAAACCCTGTAAAACAATCCCTAGCAACGTGTTTTTCCCTACACCAGACGGGCCTGATAAAATAAAAAAATAACCTGGCCGATCCTGCTTGTCTTCTGTCCGAAATGGAATAAAGATCTCCGGAGCCATCCCCATCCCCCTTGTGTGACTGCCCCTCATGAAAAAGTCCAATGCACGGCAGTTGCTTTACCACATTATGATGGGTATTTGGGAACTCTGTCAACGCCACTTCTCACGGTTTTTTGTGATGAATAGATATTGACTACCCTGCAGCCAAAACTTTTGCTTCTAACTCAGGCATAATGAAAAAGAAGGCCAACAAAATAAAGGTAATTCCCCACCCAGTCCACGCAGCCCCCACTTTTAATTGATCCTTTGCTGGAACTGACGAATTATAGAGTTCAATGAGAATAAAGAACAAAAGGAACACTACTACACCATGGCGGGCAGTCGATTCAGCCACCATTTCCTTACGAAGATCAGGCACTATTTTAACCCCCTACTATCGCAACCTCTTGCTTATACATAATGTAGCTTAGTTCGCACTTGCCAATGGCACCTGCCTGATTGATGTTCAATAATCCTTGCAGAAAGA
The genomic region above belongs to Sulfoacidibacillus ferrooxidans and contains:
- a CDS encoding pro-sigmaK processing inhibitor BofA family protein produces the protein MISSKDALWIAVGIIALFIVMGRILRNPMSFFGVLLRNLVFGVMGLAVIDYLGKGIGLHVPFNLQTAGVASLLGLPGVAALAVVQHFIL
- a CDS encoding DUF2508 family protein — translated: MEDYDEFSDEQRAELLEQISKAHADWMLALQQFNNAMDVGVIDDAIYLLNAAEMRFEGLMRIARRLRIVVGVNHGLNLHSHMSDRHNSPRVNSSFTRGSSL
- the recR gene encoding recombination mediator RecR: MSQLPEPIERLITQFERLPGIGPKSAQRLAFFVTTMTQEHVQEFAQALLTIHQELMICESCCAISDRSPCNVCGDPLRDQRMICVVQDTRDMIAIERMKSYDGLYHVLGGAISPMDGIGPDQLHFRELLQRIVDEKVEEVILATNSSVEGEATALYIARLANSFGQLKVTRIAHGIPVGGDLEFADEMTLKRAMEYRRPM
- a CDS encoding YbaB/EbfC family nucleoid-associated protein, encoding MKNMNQLMKQAKKLQEDMGKAQESLGTMTVIGTASGDAVTIEMNGHRKVESVKIKQDVVNPDDVEMLEDLILTALNDANQKIEVLIEEQMGKYTRGLNIPGLF
- the dnaX gene encoding DNA polymerase III subunit gamma/tau, whose product is MSYVALYRAWRPQRFSDVVGQEHVVTTLIHALEMNRLAHAYLFAGPRGTGKTSLAKILAKAVNCEQPEGIEPCNVCPACTGINAGAVMDVVEMDAASNRGIDEIRGLLEQVRYVPTEVKKKVYIIDEVHMLTPEAFNALLKTLEEPPNYCLFVLATTELHKVPATIASRCQRFSFGRVKVERVVQRLQEVAATLSVAVEESALWLIARLTEGGLRDALSLLDQVVAFSSDHIGVEQVAEVTGGVSSEKIGELCSLVFAHDHGGLLSLLSAFWERGVDPSQLIVETLSYLRDAIVQKCGGVEIDKSDRVQYDPTFAVVISHVQPSILLQIAERMGHLQAEMRFQSQARLYIEVSLLALIDQMDPVVDQKPVLEPSKQGVPSEDLLIMRQELQQLVQRIELLERKQWVENRQIAEQRTQEATEEAPERQIRNPVQETPLVRQSTSVSPMQSKGRHAWQGKQMNAQDQELLTTLEQRWVPLLEEMKRTSIQTRAWLYAGRPVGVFGHHLVIAFKSSLHAETVIKSPHRELIEEVLQQRLQRPVVIATILEEEWERVKNHMINGDSDQNVGKVSEPWVGKVIELLGEDRVRVIDE
- a CDS encoding two-component system sensor histidine kinase NtrB → MCKPQSELSSLFKTFELDAECGDSSDPIPILSATKWILSILPIVYIYTDANEFMVEFNHTFAELVGLSIVETPQPLIVALREFPPLVSLFEKTLSEKIEYRSLLVHFERKDKLMHVLVDAHMVKRDQLVYGWVFACREIDNLMMIEAQVLRHDKLATAGKMAAGIAHEIRNPLTSIRGFLQVLERDLTAVGLQKEQVYIQLMLSEIDRVNQLVNQMLLLAKPADLILEIVTPRDVIESIASIVQSDALLRNVTCRFALETTSLVCVDRNHLKQVILNLVSNALDAMEDSGAGTLVIAAYDDVSNHNVHIDVSDTGPGIPSYMIDRIFDAFFTMKEHGTGLGLAICQRLVTEFGGEIRVFSKGFGTTFSIILPSVKE
- the tadA gene encoding tRNA adenosine(34) deaminase TadA, with product MMNGKNHEYFMRLALQEARRAYELGEVPIGAVVVSSGGELLGNGYNMREWRGDPTAHAEVIAIQSAAAKRRHWRLSDCSLYVTVEPCMMCAGAIQLSRIAHVIYGAENPKGGALGSSGDAYAFERLNHYPVVTGGILADSCGMIMQDFFRERRLR
- the asnB gene encoding asparagine synthase (glutamine-hydrolyzing), which encodes MCGIAGYIDWETTKQAQDNTIQRMGLTLICRGPDADGTWSDGPVAFAHRRLIVIDPVGGTQPMVRHVLGHTYAITYNGELYNMNELREELELCGHTFESRSDTELLLLSYIQWGPQCVEKLNGIFAFGIWSEADQTLFLARDRLGVKPLFYTERDHLFVFGSELKALLAHPSVPSEVDLEGLAELLLIGPARTPGHAVFKGIKELRPGYSLLYSQSGMTLTQYWHLESHEHEDDLETTASTVRQLLRDAVSRQLVSDVPVVTFLSGGLDSSAVSALASEEFAASSRGPLHTYSVDFANMDEYFEANAFQTGRDTPWARRVSEYLGTVHHEIVFDTPELIDHLTRPLAARDLPGMADIDISLYLFCREIKKDATVALSGEAADEVFGGYPWFHREDALQADTFPWSLQLQERVRLLSPDFLAKLNPKDYVGDRYHDALAEIPRLQGEERSEARLREISYLNLTRFLPTLLERKDRMSMATGLEVRVPFCDHRLVEYVWNIPWSMKRFDGNAKGILRKAILGTLPDDVVYRRKSPYPSTANPEYLVAVRTWIEEILDDKTQPIHALINESAVRDLIQSSYHKLDHRPWFGQIMAIPQMFDYLIQINTWLKDYDVHLTW
- the gmk gene encoding guanylate kinase, which gives rise to MAPEIFIPFRTEDKQDRPGYFFILSGPSGVGKNTLLGIVLQGLKGVYYMPSATTRPMRTGESQLNPYVFLQIEEFEAMIQSGQFLEWKKIHTNDYYGTHLPSIQYAIAQGYDIITDMDVLGCADAVKAFPDHICTIFITPPSIDELSQRLYGRDSDVSNIQTRLSRVELEMKHKDQYDFVVVNDDLQDSAKRLREIIEQVRSSKEFCSRF